In the genome of Phosphitispora fastidiosa, one region contains:
- a CDS encoding cytochrome c biogenesis protein ResB → MTKPADSSNQEFIRKLAGLPASPVLTLVLLAVLLVFLYLGTTGMFKSASGTDSLSSEIFFSPLFLAVVLMFEINLISCTVRQLKKAVTRHMKASVLFHTGLIIIVFGALIQLAFGFTGYVRITEGAVIENSPNQYYIAREGIFHLQEPGKSELFLQKTDIPPGNAPEEAKGLLALVRDGEVVAKDWVGKGGGLSYKRMDIAFNRMGYYLMLDFSDTLGKTSVYPLLLQSMETPGGSAYSGSRTIFGTDYVISVRSRDIPEFDITVDKNGTGRQAETVYQGTAAVGDTVSLERHNITLSHLTPWMIFRTRYEYGFYIIYAGMIIAAAGMLILYGRRDL, encoded by the coding sequence ATGACAAAACCGGCAGATAGCAGTAACCAGGAGTTTATCAGGAAACTGGCAGGATTACCGGCAAGCCCTGTACTGACCCTTGTGCTTCTGGCGGTTCTGCTTGTCTTCCTGTATTTGGGGACGACCGGTATGTTTAAGAGCGCATCAGGAACCGACAGCCTTAGTTCCGAGATATTTTTTTCTCCCCTGTTCCTGGCAGTGGTTCTCATGTTTGAGATTAACCTTATCAGTTGTACCGTCAGGCAGTTGAAAAAGGCGGTTACCCGCCACATGAAGGCCTCGGTTTTGTTCCACACAGGTTTGATTATTATAGTTTTTGGGGCCCTGATTCAACTTGCCTTTGGCTTTACCGGATATGTCCGTATCACTGAAGGAGCTGTCATTGAGAATAGCCCGAACCAGTACTATATTGCCAGAGAGGGAATTTTTCACCTGCAGGAACCAGGAAAATCAGAACTGTTCCTGCAAAAGACAGATATCCCGCCTGGTAATGCCCCTGAAGAGGCCAAGGGTCTGCTTGCTCTGGTCAGGGACGGGGAGGTTGTTGCCAAAGACTGGGTTGGTAAGGGGGGGGGCCTGTCCTATAAACGGATGGATATTGCCTTTAACCGGATGGGTTATTATCTTATGCTTGATTTTTCCGACACCCTGGGTAAAACGTCTGTTTATCCCCTGCTTCTGCAGAGTATGGAGACACCCGGCGGCAGCGCATACAGCGGCAGCAGGACAATTTTCGGAACAGATTACGTGATTTCGGTTAGGTCCCGGGATATTCCGGAATTTGATATCACAGTTGACAAAAACGGCACCGGCAGGCAGGCGGAAACTGTCTATCAGGGCACGGCTGCAGTTGGGGACACAGTATCACTGGAGCGGCACAACATCACCCTGAGTCACCTTACTCCCTGGATGATATTCCGCACCAGGTACGAATATGGTTTTTATATCATCTATGCCGGTATGATTATTGCTGCAGCCGGGATGTTGATCCTCTATGGGAGGCGGGACCTGTGA
- a CDS encoding cytochrome c3 family protein translates to MRKKIMRKKMMLAIGLILVIAAVAGYQVMGAGAAQVTIDILNGEGDFEDLNPPNHYNSWLHDFDSGDTVWSYAQDSSTFKSGTYSAGQSSSITSGYGVTARTLNGGYRYSFTTPDVADFTATLSLYYNKLISIIPGSSGTTNVSKCDLKWQVMNAAGTTVINYGAVIDSATVSVLWGGTPYSANVTGLEPNTTYQLRLIVDAQHQAQRYGTSSIAVNWDDVVLNAVYTDNAPTVSMSSPADLSSQKGTITLLASCSDDFGVTQVDFEYADNTAFTGATTLSGATLASGTVKNGVWGINWDTTGLNGTYYVRAKADDGVNPAVTSGSYFTYYIDNTTPDTATVILPADAARVRGVIDLAATAKDNMKVSSVAFEWADNTVFSGAQTVSGAELTGGTITDGTWTAASFDTSTMGDGTRYIRAVVTDAAGNSLTSSYITVIVDNTAPTLNLEYYSDSALTEPLPVSGGIPAAKAGTVYVRLSADESLSSAGGDNQISIDAIGINNDISNANFIWDGITGTWVYPWTVSAGSDGNTIAITVKGTDLAGNETTGAPESGDVVRIDTTEPVLGLEYYSDAGLTTPLPVSGGKPVVKAGTTYIKLVTNESLSSAPGVNTVSLDAPGTVNDITGAAFTWDAATEAWKYDWEVSIADDGDSLAASVTGEDVAGNTYSGVPSPGAAVTLRTVPAPENVEISAVPTSVPYDNVSTAAITALLTDQYGNLMAGKTVDFSTDLGTFAGGTSAAAAVTDAAGIAAVDLKSGTSGIATVTGTVNGTTVTGSVQLTFYPPAQTIAMAFLPDNIPANNTTNSTVTAEVNDAGGIPLPDGTLITFEITAGTGTFSDGTVSTQAPITGGLGRASVQVKSGTVGTVTVRASLDGSNNTADIHFVAQEVSSAEVSPAPDIIDADGADAAAITAVLFDQYGVPMQSPLSVTFTTTLGDLSSSTAVTDSSGEAVVSLTSVSAGEAKVKVTYSPNGVSAFVEVTLRVPDNIPPALIKAEATSKQLIYLTFSEPVSFDPDPPVNWAIYKYVSDEEFTVAYQAPELIDADRRIARVALAEGVDQDPGNQYPNPERYKVMVNGVYDLRGNVIDTVYNYAYWDSYSPHGKYSKVNATDLNNTMLCGQCHSAHSAVGERLVNRATIQQVCFICHGTGGISVYKVQDEFTDRTADGSTMSYTLHRSLDDAGYNFLYCTDCHNPHGDKRPGTNNIYPKLLRVADVAGTVYTQGNGFCLGCHGDGAEGKALGTSVSMAVYWDEIGGSHAWGMGVDGSPLPGFQPIPHYSEAYTDMSPDSRSDVTCVRCHERHGSQYRSLIDNSLAGNDREDLCFKCHNNFTPNTMSGEDIQAKFGLASTHEINDPLNTGLTCSSCHGPHSIAGRPFAESGSAAPAAISDPENTKQNWYRSDTQDMAGYCNKCHNVPDSGGIPLYSEPLTAVTSADKIRPFTINYGSLSISNFGYSWNKKEYFDITSSTKAGHYNPTRSSALDPVMCDNCHDPHGSEYVRLSKYDEDTSGGPSSDGMCLRCHGDIAGSPGDDVSRLDVWSNGFEQPSKHPIFSSTGVHVDTENLGTAARHVECVDCHDPHAAREDSTDNLSGPLLNVSGVTRSGSSLTEVNPAAEDWEVCYKCHSDYWGNLDGSRDIAAEFYRTATIGSTSGVYSFHFVELTSNPNASANVTLHLAAGAVDHEGNPWTNTSKMYCTDCHGTPSGARGPHGSPNPGLLKGSYDTTIETRADLPSDFICFQCHDETWYKTGHVNRNPAHIVASCKKCHGIKVHGANRAHIIRTNNPADESYDPESVIDSAVPHPDELIWQNCTSSDPACTSKH, encoded by the coding sequence ATGCGGAAAAAAATAATGCGGAAGAAAATGATGCTCGCCATCGGCCTGATCTTGGTGATTGCAGCAGTTGCCGGTTACCAGGTAATGGGAGCCGGTGCGGCACAGGTAACTATAGATATACTAAACGGTGAGGGGGATTTTGAAGACCTGAATCCTCCAAACCACTACAATAGCTGGCTGCATGATTTTGACAGCGGGGATACAGTTTGGAGTTATGCCCAGGACAGCAGTACCTTCAAGTCAGGCACGTATTCTGCCGGGCAGTCCAGCAGCATTACATCAGGATATGGGGTTACGGCACGGACATTAAACGGCGGGTACAGGTATTCTTTTACCACACCGGATGTGGCTGATTTTACAGCGACCCTGAGCCTGTACTATAACAAGCTGATAAGTATTATTCCGGGTTCATCCGGGACAACCAATGTCAGCAAGTGTGACCTCAAGTGGCAGGTGATGAATGCTGCGGGCACAACTGTGATCAATTACGGTGCGGTGATTGATTCAGCCACTGTCAGCGTTCTCTGGGGGGGGACCCCTTACTCGGCCAATGTTACCGGGCTGGAGCCAAACACCACATACCAGCTCCGCCTGATTGTTGATGCTCAGCATCAGGCTCAGAGATACGGTACTTCCAGTATTGCCGTTAACTGGGATGATGTGGTTTTAAATGCTGTCTATACAGATAATGCTCCTACAGTAAGTATGTCTTCACCTGCTGATCTGAGCAGCCAAAAAGGCACCATAACACTGTTGGCATCCTGCAGTGACGATTTTGGAGTAACCCAGGTTGATTTTGAATATGCCGACAATACTGCATTTACAGGGGCCACAACTCTGTCAGGGGCCACACTGGCTTCCGGAACCGTTAAAAACGGTGTCTGGGGGATAAACTGGGACACCACAGGCCTTAACGGGACCTATTATGTCAGGGCTAAGGCAGATGACGGGGTTAATCCTGCGGTAACCTCGGGCAGTTACTTCACTTACTATATAGATAATACGACGCCGGATACGGCCACAGTGATTTTACCCGCCGATGCGGCCCGGGTCAGGGGTGTTATTGACCTCGCAGCCACGGCAAAGGATAATATGAAGGTCAGTTCAGTTGCTTTTGAGTGGGCAGACAATACCGTGTTCAGCGGAGCGCAAACAGTCAGCGGAGCAGAGCTGACCGGGGGGACAATTACTGATGGTACATGGACGGCGGCTTCCTTTGATACATCCACAATGGGTGACGGGACCCGTTATATCAGGGCAGTGGTTACCGATGCTGCGGGTAACAGTCTGACAAGCAGTTATATTACTGTTATTGTTGATAATACGGCGCCAACCCTAAACCTGGAGTATTATTCCGACAGCGCTCTGACTGAACCGCTGCCGGTCTCCGGAGGGATTCCCGCTGCCAAAGCCGGAACGGTATATGTCAGGCTGAGTGCAGATGAGTCGCTGAGTTCTGCCGGCGGGGACAATCAGATAAGTATTGATGCGATAGGAATAAACAATGATATTTCCAATGCCAACTTTATCTGGGATGGAATAACGGGCACCTGGGTTTATCCCTGGACAGTTTCTGCCGGCAGTGATGGGAACACCATTGCCATTACCGTGAAGGGAACAGACCTGGCCGGGAATGAGACTACAGGGGCTCCGGAGAGCGGGGATGTTGTCAGGATTGATACAACAGAGCCGGTCCTGGGACTGGAGTATTACTCAGATGCCGGTTTGACAACCCCTCTGCCGGTTTCCGGAGGGAAACCGGTTGTTAAGGCAGGAACCACCTATATCAAGCTTGTTACCAATGAATCTTTGAGCTCTGCACCTGGGGTGAATACGGTTTCCCTTGATGCTCCCGGCACAGTAAATGATATAACCGGTGCGGCATTTACCTGGGATGCTGCTACAGAGGCCTGGAAATATGACTGGGAAGTCAGTATTGCTGATGACGGGGATAGCTTGGCAGCTTCAGTTACAGGTGAAGATGTGGCCGGGAACACCTATTCCGGGGTCCCTTCTCCAGGGGCGGCCGTAACCTTAAGGACCGTTCCGGCTCCGGAAAATGTGGAGATATCGGCTGTACCCACTTCCGTGCCTTATGATAATGTTTCTACAGCAGCTATTACTGCACTGCTTACCGACCAGTATGGCAATCTGATGGCGGGGAAGACAGTTGATTTTTCTACAGACCTGGGGACTTTTGCCGGCGGTACTTCTGCTGCTGCCGCCGTAACAGATGCTGCCGGGATTGCTGCAGTAGACCTGAAGTCCGGGACCTCCGGGATTGCAACAGTAACCGGGACAGTTAACGGGACAACAGTGACCGGGTCTGTACAGCTAACCTTTTATCCACCGGCACAGACCATTGCTATGGCGTTTCTGCCTGATAACATTCCGGCCAACAATACCACGAACTCCACAGTTACTGCAGAAGTGAACGATGCCGGTGGTATCCCGCTTCCTGACGGGACACTGATTACTTTTGAGATTACAGCAGGAACAGGAACCTTCAGTGATGGCACGGTAAGCACACAAGCGCCCATTACGGGAGGCCTCGGACGGGCGTCAGTCCAGGTGAAATCAGGAACGGTGGGTACAGTTACAGTACGCGCCTCCCTGGATGGTTCCAATAATACTGCAGATATACATTTTGTTGCCCAGGAGGTCAGTTCTGCGGAGGTTTCGCCGGCCCCTGACATCATCGACGCTGATGGCGCTGATGCAGCGGCGATAACGGCTGTACTTTTTGACCAGTACGGTGTGCCCATGCAAAGCCCGTTAAGTGTCACTTTTACTACAACCCTTGGGGACTTGTCCTCATCTACTGCTGTTACCGACTCGTCAGGTGAGGCAGTTGTGTCCCTGACCTCGGTTTCGGCAGGTGAGGCCAAGGTAAAGGTCACCTACAGCCCTAATGGGGTCAGCGCTTTTGTAGAAGTGACCCTGCGGGTGCCGGACAATATTCCGCCGGCCCTGATTAAGGCTGAAGCCACCAGTAAACAGCTCATTTACCTTACTTTCAGTGAGCCTGTCAGTTTTGACCCTGACCCGCCGGTTAACTGGGCTATTTATAAATATGTTTCCGATGAAGAATTCACCGTAGCTTACCAAGCGCCTGAGCTTATTGATGCCGACCGCAGGATAGCCAGGGTCGCTCTGGCTGAAGGGGTGGACCAGGACCCGGGCAACCAATACCCCAATCCGGAGCGCTACAAGGTTATGGTCAACGGGGTCTATGACCTCAGGGGGAATGTTATCGATACAGTATATAATTATGCTTATTGGGATAGCTATAGTCCTCATGGCAAGTATTCCAAAGTCAATGCTACCGACCTGAATAATACCATGCTGTGCGGCCAGTGCCACAGCGCCCACAGCGCTGTCGGGGAAAGGCTGGTCAACAGGGCAACTATCCAGCAGGTTTGTTTCATCTGCCATGGGACAGGAGGTATCAGTGTTTACAAGGTCCAGGATGAATTTACCGACCGCACGGCAGATGGTTCCACAATGTCATATACCCTGCACAGGTCACTGGATGATGCCGGGTACAATTTCCTTTACTGTACTGACTGCCATAACCCACATGGGGATAAACGCCCCGGGACAAACAATATCTACCCCAAACTGCTCCGGGTTGCCGATGTTGCCGGGACGGTGTATACACAGGGTAATGGGTTCTGCCTGGGATGCCACGGCGACGGCGCCGAGGGCAAGGCGCTGGGGACTTCAGTTAGTATGGCGGTTTACTGGGATGAGATCGGAGGGAGCCATGCCTGGGGTATGGGTGTTGACGGCAGCCCCCTGCCGGGCTTCCAGCCAATCCCGCACTATTCCGAGGCTTATACGGACATGAGCCCTGATTCCCGGTCAGATGTAACCTGTGTCCGCTGCCACGAGCGGCATGGTTCCCAGTACCGCAGCCTGATTGATAATTCCCTGGCGGGTAATGACAGGGAGGATCTGTGTTTCAAATGCCATAACAATTTCACCCCAAACACCATGAGTGGTGAGGATATCCAGGCAAAGTTCGGCCTGGCCAGTACTCATGAAATAAATGATCCCCTGAATACAGGTCTGACCTGCAGCAGCTGCCACGGGCCCCATAGTATCGCTGGGAGGCCGTTTGCAGAGTCAGGGAGTGCAGCGCCTGCGGCAATTTCAGACCCGGAAAACACCAAACAGAACTGGTACAGGTCAGATACTCAGGACATGGCCGGCTACTGCAACAAGTGCCATAATGTTCCTGATTCTGGGGGGATTCCGCTGTATAGTGAGCCGTTGACGGCAGTGACCTCAGCTGACAAGATAAGGCCGTTTACCATAAATTACGGTTCCCTGAGTATAAGCAACTTTGGTTATAGCTGGAACAAAAAAGAATACTTTGACATTACCAGCAGCACCAAGGCCGGGCATTACAACCCGACCAGGAGTTCTGCTCTGGACCCGGTAATGTGTGATAACTGTCATGACCCTCATGGGTCGGAATATGTCAGATTGTCCAAATATGATGAGGATACTTCCGGAGGACCGTCATCTGACGGGATGTGCTTACGCTGTCATGGCGATATAGCCGGCAGCCCGGGAGATGATGTCAGCAGGCTTGATGTGTGGTCCAATGGGTTTGAGCAACCCAGTAAGCACCCTATCTTTTCAAGTACCGGGGTCCACGTTGACACAGAAAACCTCGGCACTGCAGCGCGCCATGTTGAGTGTGTGGACTGCCATGACCCTCATGCTGCCAGGGAGGATTCTACAGATAACCTGTCAGGACCCCTATTGAACGTTTCCGGTGTTACCCGTTCGGGCAGCAGCTTAACAGAAGTAAACCCGGCGGCCGAGGACTGGGAGGTATGCTACAAGTGCCATTCTGACTACTGGGGCAATCTTGATGGGAGCAGGGACATTGCTGCAGAATTTTACCGGACGGCAACTATCGGGAGCACCAGCGGCGTATATTCATTCCACTTTGTGGAATTAACCTCAAACCCCAATGCCAGCGCCAATGTTACCCTGCACCTGGCCGCGGGCGCTGTTGACCATGAAGGTAATCCATGGACAAATACCAGCAAAATGTACTGTACCGACTGCCACGGCACACCTTCAGGGGCCAGGGGGCCCCACGGTTCACCGAACCCCGGGCTCCTTAAGGGGAGCTATGATACTACCATTGAAACCAGGGCGGACCTGCCATCTGACTTCATCTGTTTCCAGTGTCATGATGAGACATGGTACAAGACGGGACATGTGAACCGCAACCCGGCCCATATAGTCGCCTCCTGTAAGAAGTGCCATGGAATTAAGGTCCATGGGGCTAACAGGGCACATATCATCAGGACCAATAACCCTGCTGACGAAAGTTATGACCCCGAGTCAGTGATTGACAGCGCAGTTCCACACCCTGATGAGCTGATTTGGCAGAATTGTACATCTTCAGACCCGGCCTGTACCAGCAAGCATTAA